A window of the Hordeum vulgare subsp. vulgare chromosome 5H, MorexV3_pseudomolecules_assembly, whole genome shotgun sequence genome harbors these coding sequences:
- the LOC123397988 gene encoding indole-2-monooxygenase-like — protein sequence MSWFLLLFPLSLLFVHYWFTGKTWKKQKHEAEDCLPLPPSPPALPIIGHLHLIGSLPHVSLRGLARRHGPDVILLRLGVVPTFVVSSARAAEAVLRTHDHVMASRPRSLVNDIIMYGASDVAFAPYGEYWRQARKLATTHMLSAKKVQSFRGAIMEEVSAVMAKISDAPAVGGTVDMSELLRSFAYDMACRIVSGESSMKEGRSKLCGELANDTSRLLGGFNVEEYFPILTRVGVLKGAVCAKAERVRLRWADFLDKLIDDNMSKGKSTFDHKGGNFLDILLSAQEEYGLTRDHIKALLTDVFFGLTSTSSNTLEFTLAELMRRPSLMGKLQDEVRSIVPLGQETVIETDINKMAYLRAVIKESLRLYPVAPFLPPHLAMGDCNIVGYMVPAGTHILVNVWAIGRDSNSWEDAEEYIPERFIDEGNAVHVNFKGNDFQFLPFGAGRRMCPGINLGITNVELMLANLIYHFDWELPVGVDRKDIDMAEVFGLTMRRKEKLLLVPKSRM from the exons ATGTCGTGGTTTCTGTtgctcttccccctctccctcttgtttgTGCATTACTGGTTCACTGGGAAGACATGGAAGAAACAGAAGCATGAGGCAGAAGACTGCCTCCCGCTCCCACCTTCGCCGCCGGCACTGCCCATCATCGGGCACCTTCACCTCATCGGCTCCCTCCCGCACGTCTCCCTCCGCGGCCTGGCCAGGAGGCATGGCCCTGACGTGATACTCCTCCGCCTTGGCGTCGTTCCGACGTTCGTCGTGTCGTCGGCACGTGCCGCGGAGGCGGTGCTGCGCACACACGATCACGTCATGGCGTCACGGCCCCGCTCCCTCGTCAACGACATCATCATGTATGGTGCGTCCGACGTCGCCTTCGCGCCATATGGCGAGTACTGGCGGCAGGCGAGGAAGCTTGCCACCACCCACATGTTGAGCGCTAAAAAGGTGCAGTCTTTCCGTGGCGCCATCATGGAGGAG GTGAGCGCAGTGATGGCCAAGATCAGCGACGCCCCCGCAGTTGGTGGTACTGTGGACATGAGCGAGCTCCTCAGGTCATTCGCGTATGACATGGCTTGTCGCATCGTCTCAGGAGAGTCCTCCATGAAAGAAGGACGGAGCAAGCTGTGTGGGGAACTTGCCAACGATACATCACGGCTGCTAGGAGGGTTCAATGTGGAGGAGTACTTCCCAATATTGACTAGGGTAGGAGTGCTTAAAGGGGCAGTTTGTGCAAAGGCTGAGAGAGTGAGGCTTAGATGGGCTGATTTTCTGGATAAGTTGATTGATGATAATATGAGCAAGGGCAAGTCAACATTTGATCATAAGGGTGGCAACTTCTTAGATATCCTACTTTCTGCTCAGGAGGAGTATGGTCTCACAAGAGATCACATAAAAGCTCTATTAACG GATGTATTTTTTGGCTTAACAAGCACGTCATCTAACACCCTCGAATTCACCTTGGCCGAGCTCATGAGGAGGCCATCCCTGATGGGGAAGCTACAAGACGAGGTGAGGAGTATCGTACCCCTGGGACAAGAAACCGTCATTGAAACCGACATCAACAAGATGGCGTACCTCAGAGCAGTTATAAAGGAGTCACTCCGGTTGTATCCTGTTGCGCCTTTCCTTCCTCCACACCTTGCCATGGGTGATTGCAACATCGTTGGCTACATGGTTCCTGCTGGAACGCACATCCTCGTTAATGTATGGGCCATTGGTAGGGACTCCAACTCGTGGGAGGACGCAGAAGAGTACATACCAGAAAGATTCATAGACGAAGGCAACGCTGTTCATGTCAACTTCAAGGGGAATGACTTTCAGTTCTTGCCGTTCGGGGCAGGACGAAGGATGTGCCCTGGTATAAACCTCGGAATCACTAATGTCGAGCTTATGTTGGCGAATCTCATATACCATTTTGATTGGGAACTGCCAGTCGGGGTTGACAGAAAAGACATTGATATGGCAGAGGTGTTCGGGCTAACCATGCGTCGGAAGGAGAAACTGCTATTAGTTCCCAAATCACGCATGTAG
- the LOC123397093 gene encoding uncharacterized protein LOC123397093: MTDRLAAGHARNFEHHQSPRFFLTELRATSATAGRAADQPRRRRFIRFHPQQQQIEPRKGSARQYHCSEDCLFPRERQRERERESHPSMASLLLPPQFAYSLPSYCIRGANGEVWTATLSS, from the exons ATGACCGATCGCCTCGCCGCTG GGCATGCACGTAATTTTGAGCACCACCAATCCCCGCGCTTCTTTCTCACCGAGCTGCGAGCAACCTCGGCGACGGCGGGCCGGGCGGCGGACCAACCTCGGCGAAGGCG GTTCATTAGATTTCACCCGCAGCAGCAGCAAATCGAGCCAAGAAAAGGTAGCGCCCGCCAGTACCAT TGCAGTGAGGATTGTTTGTTTccaagagagagacagagagagagagagagagagagccatccatCCATGGCgtctcttcttctccctcctcagTTCGCCTACTCCCTGCCTTCTTACTGCATCAG GGGCGCAAATGGAGAAGTCTGGACTGCAACATTGTCAAGTTAA
- the LOC123451951 gene encoding uncharacterized protein LOC123451951, with translation MAGGGGSSSYSSTAREGRASARARKKQKQQQHEEQEEKGPNPLNPRFSDYDPKEGDYVLTRFQHPTLDLDMESPVGAMYNTNRIFQDGSRMCNSVNIVSVNIVSSDYGYPLSIYGTIIARDSLDRQRIYLFQRGKNDCQNITSKNDPLLLTGPKRGLMIFDSIIFEVDLKVKDVNGRKVNDERVSKGLTEINGIFRLSFPPKYIVQTKKLVSMHSTLDLNYTFVRKAVEGTVEMRILEAGPVNFHGKIVVRTSSFPCDIMLHDSKLAGMLTAGEGGILQTARRVVSVSVDETLLLTVCLATGVVRTVEFTPKRGSYDEERITCGDYKMLVKVTWSIVHR, from the exons atggccggcggcggcggttctTCTTCTTACTCCTCCACGGCGAGAGAGGGGAGGGCGAGCGCGCGGGCTCGGAAGaagcagaagcagcagcagcatgaagagcaggaggagaaggggcCGAACCCTCTGAACCCAAGGTTCAGCGACTACGACCCCAAGGAGGGCGATTACGTCCTCACCCGATTCCAGCATCCCACGCTCGACCTCGACATGGAGT CACCTGTTGGTGCCATGTACAATACTAATAGGATCTTCCAAGATGGGTCCCGGATGTGTAACTCGGTTAATATTGTCTCGGTCAATATTGTTTCCTCTGACTATGGATACCCACTCAGTATCTACGGCACCATCATAGCCAGGGACAGTCTGGATCGCCAACGCATCTATTTATTTCAGCGCGGCAAGAACGATTGCCAGAACATCACCTCCAAG AATGATCCGTTGCTTCTCACTGGCCCAAAGAGAGGACTGATGATATTTGATTCAATAATTTTTGAAGTTGATCTGAAGGTCAAGGATGTGAATGGCAGAAAGGTCAATGACGAGAGAGTTAGCAAAGGTTTAACGGAGATTAATGGTATCTTCAGACTCTCATTTCCACCGAAATACATTGTTCAAACCAAAAAGCTTGTCAGCATGCACAGCACATTGGATTTAAATTACACGTTTGTAAGGAAGGCGGTGGAGGGCACCGTTGAGATGAGGATCCTTGAGGCGGGACCTGTTAATTTCCATGGGAAAATCGTCGTTCGCACTAGCAGCTTTCCATGTGACATTATGCTGCATGATAGCAAACTTGCTGGGATGCTAACAGCTGGTGAGGGTGGGATCCTGCAAACAGCGCGCCGCGTAGTCAGTGTCTCGGTTGATGAGACACTCCTGTTGACTGTTTGCCTTGCTACAGGCGTTGTTCGCACTGTCGAGTTTACTCCAAAGCGCGGCAGCTATGATGAAGAGAGAATCACTTGCGGGGACTATAAGATGCTCGTGAAGGTCACTTGGTCCATTGTGCATCGCTGA